The Pan paniscus chromosome 3, NHGRI_mPanPan1-v2.0_pri, whole genome shotgun sequence genome includes a window with the following:
- the CDKL2 gene encoding cyclin-dependent kinase-like 2 isoform X1, with the protein MEKYENLGLVGEGSYGMVMKCRNKDTGRIVAIKKFLESDDDKMVKKIAMREIKLLKQLRHENLVNLLEVCKKKKRWYLVFEFVDHTILDDLELFPNGLDYQVVQKYLFQIINGIGFCHSHNIIHRDIKPENILVSQSGVVKLCDFGFARTLAAPGEVYTDYVATRWYRAPELLVGDVKYGKAVDVWAIGCLVTEMFMGEPLFPGDSDIDQLYHIMMCLGNLIPRHQELFYKNPVFAGVRLPEIKEREPLERRYPKLSEVVIDLAKKCLHIDPDKRPFCAELLHHDFFQMDGFAERFSQELQLKVQKDARNVSLSKKSQNRKKEKEKDDSLVEERKTLVVQDTNADPKIKDCKLFKIKGSKIDGEKAEKGNRASNASCLHDSRTSHNKIVPSTSLKDCSNVSVDHTRNPSVAIPPLTHNLSAVAPSINSGMGTATIPIQGYRVDEKTKKCSIPFVKPNRHSPSGIYNINVTTLVSSEKNLFWASKKRREYSRTDVRLPELNYNHLPELRALGGIARNSRLTKKESKILSESRIPSLAAIDLHTPSITLHQGFAVSSRLECSGNIMAHYSLDPLGLGNLPTSAS; encoded by the exons atggaaaaatatgaaaacctGGGTTTGGTTGGAGAAGGGAGTTATGGAATGGTGATGAAGTGTAGGAATAAAGATACTGGAAGAATTGTGGCCATAAAGAAGTTCTTAGAAAGTGACGATGACAAAATGGTTAAAAAGATTGCAATGCGAGAAATCAAGTTACTAAAG cAACTTAGGCATGAAAACTTGGTGAATCTCTTGGAAgtgtgtaagaaaaaaaaacgATGGTACCTAGTCTTTGAATTTGTTGACCACACAATTCTTGATGACTTGGAGCTCTTTCCAAATGGACTAGACTACCAAGTAGTTCAAAAGTATTTGTTTCAGATTATTAATGGAATTGGATTTTGTCACAGTCACAAT ATCATACACAGAGATATAAAACCAGAGAATATATTAGTCTCCCAGTCTGGCGTTGTCAAGCTGTGCGATTTTGGATTTGCGCGAACATTGGCAGCTCCTGGGGAGGTTTATACTGATTATGTGGCAACCCGATGGTACAGAGCTCCAGAACTATTGGTTGGTGATGTCAAGTATGGCAA GGCTGTTGATGTGTGGGCCATTGGTTGTCTGGTAACTGAAATGTTCATGGGGGAACCCCTATTTCCTGGAGATTCTGATATTGATCAGCTATATCATATTATGATGTGTTTAG GTAATCTAATTCCAAGGCATCAGGAGCTTTTTTATAAAAATCCTGTGTTTGCTGGAGTAAGGTTGCCTGAAATCAAGGAAAGAGAACCTCTTGAAAGACGCTATCCTAAGCTCTCTGAAGTGGTGATAGATTTAGCAAAG AAATGCTTACATATTGACCCCGACAAAAGACCCTTCTGTGCTGAGCTCCTGCACCATGATTTCTTTCAAATGGATGGATTTGCTGAGAG gtTTTCCCAAGAACTACAGTTAAAAGTACAGAAAGATGCCAGAAATGTTTCTTTATCTAAAAAATCccaaaacagaaagaaggaaaaagaaaaagatgattccttagttgaagaaagaaaaacacttgtGGTACAG GATACCAATGCTGATCCCAAAATTAAGGATtgtaaactatttaaaataaaaggctcAAAAATTGATGGAGaaaaagctgaaaaaggcaaTAGAGCTTCAAATGCCAGCTGTCTCCATGACAGTAGGACAAGCCACAACAAAATAGTGCCTTCAACAAGCCTCAAAGACTGCAGCAATGTCAGCGTGGACCACACAAGGAATCCAAGCGTGGCAATTCCCCCACTTACACACAATCTTTCTGCAGTTGCTCCCAGCATTAATTCTGGAATGGGGACTGCGACTATACCAATTCAGGGTTACAG AgtggatgagaaaactaagaagtGTTCTATTCCATTTGTTAAACCGAACAGACATTCCCCATCAGGCATTTATAACATTAATGTGACCACATTA GTCTCTAGTGAAAAAAACCTCTTTTGGGCaagtaagaaaagaagagaatacTCCAGGACAGATGTCCGTTTGCCTGAACTAAACTATAATCATCTCCCTGAACTAAGAGCACTGGGAGGCATAG CTCGAAATTCCAGGCTAACAAAGAAAGAGAGCAAAATTCTTTCAGAATCTCGAATTCCTTCTCTGGCTGCTATTGACCTGCACACCCCCAGTATTACATTACATCAG
- the CDKL2 gene encoding cyclin-dependent kinase-like 2 isoform X2, producing MEKYENLGLVGEGSYGMVMKCRNKDTGRIVAIKKFLESDDDKMVKKIAMREIKLLKQLRHENLVNLLEVCKKKKRWYLVFEFVDHTILDDLELFPNGLDYQVVQKYLFQIINGIGFCHSHNIIHRDIKPENILVSQSGVVKLCDFGFARTLAAPGEVYTDYVATRWYRAPELLVGDVKYGKAVDVWAIGCLVTEMFMGEPLFPGDSDIDQLYHIMMCLGNLIPRHQELFYKNPVFAGVRLPEIKEREPLERRYPKLSEVVIDLAKKCLHIDPDKRPFCAELLHHDFFQMDGFAERFSQELQLKVQKDARNVSLSKKSQNRKKEKEKDDSLVEERKTLVVQDTNADPKIKDCKLFKIKGSKIDGEKAEKGNRASNASCLHDSRTSHNKIVPSTSLKDCSNVSVDHTRNPSVAIPPLTHNLSAVAPSINSGMGTATIPIQGYRVDEKTKKCSIPFVKPNRHSPSGIYNINVTTLVSSEKNLFWASKKRREYSRTDVRLPELNYNHLPELRALGGIARNSRLTKKESKILSESRIPSLAAIDLHTPSITLHQVSGPPLSDDSGADLPQMEHQH from the exons atggaaaaatatgaaaacctGGGTTTGGTTGGAGAAGGGAGTTATGGAATGGTGATGAAGTGTAGGAATAAAGATACTGGAAGAATTGTGGCCATAAAGAAGTTCTTAGAAAGTGACGATGACAAAATGGTTAAAAAGATTGCAATGCGAGAAATCAAGTTACTAAAG cAACTTAGGCATGAAAACTTGGTGAATCTCTTGGAAgtgtgtaagaaaaaaaaacgATGGTACCTAGTCTTTGAATTTGTTGACCACACAATTCTTGATGACTTGGAGCTCTTTCCAAATGGACTAGACTACCAAGTAGTTCAAAAGTATTTGTTTCAGATTATTAATGGAATTGGATTTTGTCACAGTCACAAT ATCATACACAGAGATATAAAACCAGAGAATATATTAGTCTCCCAGTCTGGCGTTGTCAAGCTGTGCGATTTTGGATTTGCGCGAACATTGGCAGCTCCTGGGGAGGTTTATACTGATTATGTGGCAACCCGATGGTACAGAGCTCCAGAACTATTGGTTGGTGATGTCAAGTATGGCAA GGCTGTTGATGTGTGGGCCATTGGTTGTCTGGTAACTGAAATGTTCATGGGGGAACCCCTATTTCCTGGAGATTCTGATATTGATCAGCTATATCATATTATGATGTGTTTAG GTAATCTAATTCCAAGGCATCAGGAGCTTTTTTATAAAAATCCTGTGTTTGCTGGAGTAAGGTTGCCTGAAATCAAGGAAAGAGAACCTCTTGAAAGACGCTATCCTAAGCTCTCTGAAGTGGTGATAGATTTAGCAAAG AAATGCTTACATATTGACCCCGACAAAAGACCCTTCTGTGCTGAGCTCCTGCACCATGATTTCTTTCAAATGGATGGATTTGCTGAGAG gtTTTCCCAAGAACTACAGTTAAAAGTACAGAAAGATGCCAGAAATGTTTCTTTATCTAAAAAATCccaaaacagaaagaaggaaaaagaaaaagatgattccttagttgaagaaagaaaaacacttgtGGTACAG GATACCAATGCTGATCCCAAAATTAAGGATtgtaaactatttaaaataaaaggctcAAAAATTGATGGAGaaaaagctgaaaaaggcaaTAGAGCTTCAAATGCCAGCTGTCTCCATGACAGTAGGACAAGCCACAACAAAATAGTGCCTTCAACAAGCCTCAAAGACTGCAGCAATGTCAGCGTGGACCACACAAGGAATCCAAGCGTGGCAATTCCCCCACTTACACACAATCTTTCTGCAGTTGCTCCCAGCATTAATTCTGGAATGGGGACTGCGACTATACCAATTCAGGGTTACAG AgtggatgagaaaactaagaagtGTTCTATTCCATTTGTTAAACCGAACAGACATTCCCCATCAGGCATTTATAACATTAATGTGACCACATTA GTCTCTAGTGAAAAAAACCTCTTTTGGGCaagtaagaaaagaagagaatacTCCAGGACAGATGTCCGTTTGCCTGAACTAAACTATAATCATCTCCCTGAACTAAGAGCACTGGGAGGCATAG CTCGAAATTCCAGGCTAACAAAGAAAGAGAGCAAAATTCTTTCAGAATCTCGAATTCCTTCTCTGGCTGCTATTGACCTGCACACCCCCAGTATTACATTACATCAG
- the CDKL2 gene encoding cyclin-dependent kinase-like 2 isoform X3 codes for MEKYENLGLVGEGSYGMVMKCRNKDTGRIVAIKKFLESDDDKMVKKIAMREIKLLKQLRHENLVNLLEVCKKKKRWYLVFEFVDHTILDDLELFPNGLDYQVVQKYLFQIINGIGFCHSHNIIHRDIKPENILVSQSGVVKLCDFGFARTLAAPGEVYTDYVATRWYRAPELLVGDVKYGKAVDVWAIGCLVTEMFMGEPLFPGDSDIDQLYHIMMCLGNLIPRHQELFYKNPVFAGVRLPEIKEREPLERRYPKLSEVVIDLAKKCLHIDPDKRPFCAELLHHDFFQMDGFAERFSQELQLKVQKDARNVSLSKKSQNRKKEKEKDDSLVEERKTLVVQDTNADPKIKDCKLFKIKGSKIDGEKAEKGNRASNASCLHDSRTSHNKIVPSTSLKDCSNVSVDHTRNPSVAIPPLTHNLSAVAPSINSGMGTATIPIQGYRVDEKTKKCSIPFVKPNRHSPSGIYNINVTTLVSSEKNLFWASKKRREYSRTDVRLPELNYNHLPELRALGGIARNSRLTKKESKILSESRIPSLAAIDLHTPSITLHQMMLLHLR; via the exons atggaaaaatatgaaaacctGGGTTTGGTTGGAGAAGGGAGTTATGGAATGGTGATGAAGTGTAGGAATAAAGATACTGGAAGAATTGTGGCCATAAAGAAGTTCTTAGAAAGTGACGATGACAAAATGGTTAAAAAGATTGCAATGCGAGAAATCAAGTTACTAAAG cAACTTAGGCATGAAAACTTGGTGAATCTCTTGGAAgtgtgtaagaaaaaaaaacgATGGTACCTAGTCTTTGAATTTGTTGACCACACAATTCTTGATGACTTGGAGCTCTTTCCAAATGGACTAGACTACCAAGTAGTTCAAAAGTATTTGTTTCAGATTATTAATGGAATTGGATTTTGTCACAGTCACAAT ATCATACACAGAGATATAAAACCAGAGAATATATTAGTCTCCCAGTCTGGCGTTGTCAAGCTGTGCGATTTTGGATTTGCGCGAACATTGGCAGCTCCTGGGGAGGTTTATACTGATTATGTGGCAACCCGATGGTACAGAGCTCCAGAACTATTGGTTGGTGATGTCAAGTATGGCAA GGCTGTTGATGTGTGGGCCATTGGTTGTCTGGTAACTGAAATGTTCATGGGGGAACCCCTATTTCCTGGAGATTCTGATATTGATCAGCTATATCATATTATGATGTGTTTAG GTAATCTAATTCCAAGGCATCAGGAGCTTTTTTATAAAAATCCTGTGTTTGCTGGAGTAAGGTTGCCTGAAATCAAGGAAAGAGAACCTCTTGAAAGACGCTATCCTAAGCTCTCTGAAGTGGTGATAGATTTAGCAAAG AAATGCTTACATATTGACCCCGACAAAAGACCCTTCTGTGCTGAGCTCCTGCACCATGATTTCTTTCAAATGGATGGATTTGCTGAGAG gtTTTCCCAAGAACTACAGTTAAAAGTACAGAAAGATGCCAGAAATGTTTCTTTATCTAAAAAATCccaaaacagaaagaaggaaaaagaaaaagatgattccttagttgaagaaagaaaaacacttgtGGTACAG GATACCAATGCTGATCCCAAAATTAAGGATtgtaaactatttaaaataaaaggctcAAAAATTGATGGAGaaaaagctgaaaaaggcaaTAGAGCTTCAAATGCCAGCTGTCTCCATGACAGTAGGACAAGCCACAACAAAATAGTGCCTTCAACAAGCCTCAAAGACTGCAGCAATGTCAGCGTGGACCACACAAGGAATCCAAGCGTGGCAATTCCCCCACTTACACACAATCTTTCTGCAGTTGCTCCCAGCATTAATTCTGGAATGGGGACTGCGACTATACCAATTCAGGGTTACAG AgtggatgagaaaactaagaagtGTTCTATTCCATTTGTTAAACCGAACAGACATTCCCCATCAGGCATTTATAACATTAATGTGACCACATTA GTCTCTAGTGAAAAAAACCTCTTTTGGGCaagtaagaaaagaagagaatacTCCAGGACAGATGTCCGTTTGCCTGAACTAAACTATAATCATCTCCCTGAACTAAGAGCACTGGGAGGCATAG CTCGAAATTCCAGGCTAACAAAGAAAGAGAGCAAAATTCTTTCAGAATCTCGAATTCCTTCTCTGGCTGCTATTGACCTGCACACCCCCAGTATTACATTACATCAG
- the CDKL2 gene encoding cyclin-dependent kinase-like 2 isoform X4 produces the protein MEKYENLGLVGEGSYGMVMKCRNKDTGRIVAIKKFLESDDDKMVKKIAMREIKLLKQLRHENLVNLLEVCKKKKRWYLVFEFVDHTILDDLELFPNGLDYQVVQKYLFQIINGIGFCHSHNIIHRDIKPENILVSQSGVVKLCDFGFARTLAAPGEVYTDYVATRWYRAPELLVGDVKYGKAVDVWAIGCLVTEMFMGEPLFPGDSDIDQLYHIMMCLGNLIPRHQELFYKNPVFAGVRLPEIKEREPLERRYPKLSEVVIDLAKKCLHIDPDKRPFCAELLHHDFFQMDGFAERFSQELQLKVQKDARNVSLSKKSQNRKKEKEKDDSLVEERKTLVVQDTNADPKIKDCKLFKIKGSKIDGEKAEKGNRASNASCLHDSRTSHNKIVPSTSLKDCSNVSVDHTRNPSVAIPPLTHNLSAVAPSINSGMGTATIPIQGYRVDEKTKKCSIPFVKPNRHSPSGIYNINVTTLVSGPPLSDDSGADLPQMEHQH, from the exons atggaaaaatatgaaaacctGGGTTTGGTTGGAGAAGGGAGTTATGGAATGGTGATGAAGTGTAGGAATAAAGATACTGGAAGAATTGTGGCCATAAAGAAGTTCTTAGAAAGTGACGATGACAAAATGGTTAAAAAGATTGCAATGCGAGAAATCAAGTTACTAAAG cAACTTAGGCATGAAAACTTGGTGAATCTCTTGGAAgtgtgtaagaaaaaaaaacgATGGTACCTAGTCTTTGAATTTGTTGACCACACAATTCTTGATGACTTGGAGCTCTTTCCAAATGGACTAGACTACCAAGTAGTTCAAAAGTATTTGTTTCAGATTATTAATGGAATTGGATTTTGTCACAGTCACAAT ATCATACACAGAGATATAAAACCAGAGAATATATTAGTCTCCCAGTCTGGCGTTGTCAAGCTGTGCGATTTTGGATTTGCGCGAACATTGGCAGCTCCTGGGGAGGTTTATACTGATTATGTGGCAACCCGATGGTACAGAGCTCCAGAACTATTGGTTGGTGATGTCAAGTATGGCAA GGCTGTTGATGTGTGGGCCATTGGTTGTCTGGTAACTGAAATGTTCATGGGGGAACCCCTATTTCCTGGAGATTCTGATATTGATCAGCTATATCATATTATGATGTGTTTAG GTAATCTAATTCCAAGGCATCAGGAGCTTTTTTATAAAAATCCTGTGTTTGCTGGAGTAAGGTTGCCTGAAATCAAGGAAAGAGAACCTCTTGAAAGACGCTATCCTAAGCTCTCTGAAGTGGTGATAGATTTAGCAAAG AAATGCTTACATATTGACCCCGACAAAAGACCCTTCTGTGCTGAGCTCCTGCACCATGATTTCTTTCAAATGGATGGATTTGCTGAGAG gtTTTCCCAAGAACTACAGTTAAAAGTACAGAAAGATGCCAGAAATGTTTCTTTATCTAAAAAATCccaaaacagaaagaaggaaaaagaaaaagatgattccttagttgaagaaagaaaaacacttgtGGTACAG GATACCAATGCTGATCCCAAAATTAAGGATtgtaaactatttaaaataaaaggctcAAAAATTGATGGAGaaaaagctgaaaaaggcaaTAGAGCTTCAAATGCCAGCTGTCTCCATGACAGTAGGACAAGCCACAACAAAATAGTGCCTTCAACAAGCCTCAAAGACTGCAGCAATGTCAGCGTGGACCACACAAGGAATCCAAGCGTGGCAATTCCCCCACTTACACACAATCTTTCTGCAGTTGCTCCCAGCATTAATTCTGGAATGGGGACTGCGACTATACCAATTCAGGGTTACAG AgtggatgagaaaactaagaagtGTTCTATTCCATTTGTTAAACCGAACAGACATTCCCCATCAGGCATTTATAACATTAATGTGACCACATTA
- the CDKL2 gene encoding cyclin-dependent kinase-like 2 isoform X5 — MEKYENLGLVGEGSYGMVMKCRNKDTGRIVAIKKFLESDDDKMVKKIAMREIKLLKQLRHENLVNLLEVCKKKKRWYLVFEFVDHTILDDLELFPNGLDYQVVQKYLFQIINGIGFCHSHNIIHRDIKPENILVSQSGVVKLCDFGFARTLAAPGEVYTDYVATRWYRAPELLVGDVKYGKAVDVWAIGCLVTEMFMGEPLFPGDSDIDQLYHIMMCLGNLIPRHQELFYKNPVFAGVRLPEIKEREPLERRYPKLSEVVIDLAKKCLHIDPDKRPFCAELLHHDFFQMDGFAERFSQELQLKVQKDARNVSLSKKSQNRKKEKEKDDSLVEERKTLVVQDTNADPKIKDCKLFKIKGSKIDGEKAEKGNRASNASCLHDSRTSHNKIVPSTSLKDCSNVSVDHTRNPSVAIPPLTHNLSAVAPSINSGMGTATIPIQGYRVDEKTKKCSIPFVKPNRHSPSGIYNINVTTLMMLLHLR; from the exons atggaaaaatatgaaaacctGGGTTTGGTTGGAGAAGGGAGTTATGGAATGGTGATGAAGTGTAGGAATAAAGATACTGGAAGAATTGTGGCCATAAAGAAGTTCTTAGAAAGTGACGATGACAAAATGGTTAAAAAGATTGCAATGCGAGAAATCAAGTTACTAAAG cAACTTAGGCATGAAAACTTGGTGAATCTCTTGGAAgtgtgtaagaaaaaaaaacgATGGTACCTAGTCTTTGAATTTGTTGACCACACAATTCTTGATGACTTGGAGCTCTTTCCAAATGGACTAGACTACCAAGTAGTTCAAAAGTATTTGTTTCAGATTATTAATGGAATTGGATTTTGTCACAGTCACAAT ATCATACACAGAGATATAAAACCAGAGAATATATTAGTCTCCCAGTCTGGCGTTGTCAAGCTGTGCGATTTTGGATTTGCGCGAACATTGGCAGCTCCTGGGGAGGTTTATACTGATTATGTGGCAACCCGATGGTACAGAGCTCCAGAACTATTGGTTGGTGATGTCAAGTATGGCAA GGCTGTTGATGTGTGGGCCATTGGTTGTCTGGTAACTGAAATGTTCATGGGGGAACCCCTATTTCCTGGAGATTCTGATATTGATCAGCTATATCATATTATGATGTGTTTAG GTAATCTAATTCCAAGGCATCAGGAGCTTTTTTATAAAAATCCTGTGTTTGCTGGAGTAAGGTTGCCTGAAATCAAGGAAAGAGAACCTCTTGAAAGACGCTATCCTAAGCTCTCTGAAGTGGTGATAGATTTAGCAAAG AAATGCTTACATATTGACCCCGACAAAAGACCCTTCTGTGCTGAGCTCCTGCACCATGATTTCTTTCAAATGGATGGATTTGCTGAGAG gtTTTCCCAAGAACTACAGTTAAAAGTACAGAAAGATGCCAGAAATGTTTCTTTATCTAAAAAATCccaaaacagaaagaaggaaaaagaaaaagatgattccttagttgaagaaagaaaaacacttgtGGTACAG GATACCAATGCTGATCCCAAAATTAAGGATtgtaaactatttaaaataaaaggctcAAAAATTGATGGAGaaaaagctgaaaaaggcaaTAGAGCTTCAAATGCCAGCTGTCTCCATGACAGTAGGACAAGCCACAACAAAATAGTGCCTTCAACAAGCCTCAAAGACTGCAGCAATGTCAGCGTGGACCACACAAGGAATCCAAGCGTGGCAATTCCCCCACTTACACACAATCTTTCTGCAGTTGCTCCCAGCATTAATTCTGGAATGGGGACTGCGACTATACCAATTCAGGGTTACAG AgtggatgagaaaactaagaagtGTTCTATTCCATTTGTTAAACCGAACAGACATTCCCCATCAGGCATTTATAACATTAATGTGACCACATTA